The Clostridium septicum genome contains a region encoding:
- the radC gene encoding RadC family protein, with translation MKNDIKISDIPKDERPIEKLLLMGPEFLSNAELLAIILRTGTKGENVISLSTRLLSEFEGLDGLFNSNIKDMTSIKGIKDTKASQLIAMIELSKRFNTLRTCKKDIKITSPKDVASLLMNEMINLKQEVLKLIMLDTKNKIIGNKDVFKGTLNSSIVHPREIYSEAIKRNSANIIVCHNHPSGDPEPSKEDINITMRLKECGKIMGIDLLDHIIIGNNQFISLKEKGII, from the coding sequence ATGAAAAATGATATTAAGATTAGTGATATACCAAAAGACGAGAGACCTATAGAAAAGCTATTACTTATGGGACCAGAATTTCTAAGTAACGCAGAATTATTAGCAATTATACTTAGAACAGGTACAAAAGGTGAAAATGTTATTTCATTAAGTACTAGATTGCTTTCAGAATTTGAAGGTTTAGATGGTTTGTTTAATAGTAATATAAAAGATATGACAAGCATAAAAGGTATAAAAGATACAAAAGCAAGTCAACTTATTGCTATGATTGAGCTATCTAAAAGGTTTAATACATTAAGAACTTGCAAAAAAGATATAAAAATAACGTCGCCTAAAGATGTAGCAAGTTTACTTATGAATGAAATGATTAATTTAAAACAAGAAGTTTTGAAATTAATAATGTTAGACACAAAAAATAAGATTATTGGAAATAAAGATGTTTTTAAAGGAACCTTGAATTCATCTATTGTGCATCCAAGGGAAATCTATTCTGAAGCAATAAAGAGGAATAGTGCTAATATAATAGTGTGTCACAATCATCCTTCAGGGGATCCAGAGCCAAGTAAGGAAGATATAAATATAACAATGAGATTAAAAGAATGTGGTAAAATTATGGGTATTGACTTATTAGATCATATAATCATAGGAAATAACCAATTTATTAGTTTGAAAGAAAAAGGAATAATTTAA
- a CDS encoding aminoacyl-histidine dipeptidase, which translates to MNVLQNIEPKAVFKYFEEISKIPRGSGNEKEISDYLVKFAKDLNLEVIQDKALNVIIKKPGTKGYENSNIVIIQGHMDMVCEKNKGTNHDFEKDPLKLRVIDDMIYATDTTLGADNGIAIAYALALLASNDIAHPPIEVLITTDEETGMSGAMAVSKEDVKGKVLINLDNEEEGDLLVSCAGGIRSKFTIDVDFEDIDNSSIIELSVRGLKGGHSGMEINKERGNSNKIMGRILKDMLSEIDFRIISINGGAKDNAIPREMDAIISVKEVDIEKVKALVEKWQKILLNELKAQDSGVKILVNKLDNTTTKVFSKESTNKTVNLLYLIPNGINTRSVEIDGLVESSSNIGVVKTINNKVTFDSAIRSSVSSLKDEIVLRSKTIAELLNVKFETSARYPEWQYNSDSKLRDLCQEVYKKMYGKDANIVAIHAGVECGLFNERLGGLDMISFGPNLYDVHTPEEHMSIESVQNVWEYLKEVLKALK; encoded by the coding sequence ATGAATGTTTTACAAAATATAGAACCAAAAGCAGTTTTTAAGTATTTTGAAGAGATTTCTAAAATTCCAAGAGGATCAGGAAATGAAAAAGAAATAAGTGATTATTTAGTTAAATTTGCAAAAGATTTAAATTTAGAAGTTATTCAAGACAAGGCTTTAAATGTTATTATAAAGAAACCAGGAACAAAAGGGTATGAAAACTCTAATATTGTAATTATTCAAGGTCACATGGATATGGTTTGTGAAAAGAATAAAGGTACAAATCACGATTTTGAAAAAGATCCGTTAAAGTTAAGAGTTATAGATGATATGATTTATGCAACTGATACTACATTAGGAGCTGACAATGGTATAGCTATAGCATATGCTTTAGCATTACTGGCTTCTAATGATATAGCTCACCCACCAATAGAAGTTTTAATTACAACAGATGAAGAAACTGGTATGTCAGGAGCTATGGCAGTTTCAAAGGAAGATGTTAAAGGTAAAGTACTAATAAATTTAGATAATGAAGAAGAAGGTGATTTATTAGTTAGCTGTGCAGGAGGAATAAGAAGTAAGTTCACTATAGATGTAGATTTTGAAGATATAGACAATAGTTCTATTATTGAGTTATCAGTAAGAGGCCTAAAGGGTGGACATTCAGGAATGGAAATAAATAAAGAAAGAGGAAACTCAAACAAAATTATGGGTAGAATCTTAAAAGATATGCTTTCAGAAATTGATTTTAGAATAATTTCAATAAATGGAGGAGCAAAAGATAACGCTATTCCTAGAGAAATGGATGCTATAATTTCAGTTAAAGAAGTAGATATAGAAAAAGTAAAAGCTTTAGTTGAAAAATGGCAAAAAATATTATTAAATGAATTAAAAGCTCAAGATTCTGGAGTAAAGATCTTAGTTAATAAATTAGATAATACCACTACCAAAGTATTTTCAAAAGAATCAACTAATAAAACAGTTAACCTTTTATATTTAATACCTAATGGAATTAATACAAGAAGTGTTGAAATTGATGGATTAGTTGAAAGTTCAAGTAATATAGGTGTAGTTAAAACAATAAATAATAAAGTAACATTTGATAGTGCAATAAGAAGCTCTGTTTCCTCTTTAAAGGATGAAATAGTTTTGAGAAGTAAAACTATAGCAGAATTATTAAATGTAAAATTTGAAACAAGTGCTAGATATCCAGAATGGCAATATAATAGTGACTCTAAATTAAGAGATTTATGTCAAGAAGTTTATAAGAAAATGTATGGAAAGGATGCTAACATAGTAGCTATTCATGCTGGAGTAGAATGTGGTTTATTTAATGAAAGATTAGGTGGATTAGATATGATAAGTTTTGGTCCAAATCTTTATGATGTTCATACTCCAGAAGAACATATGAGTATAGAATCAGTTCAAAATGTTTGGGAATATTTAAAAGAAGTATTAAAAGCTTTAAAATAG
- a CDS encoding rod shape-determining protein — MGFFSSNKDMGIDLGTANTLVYVKGKGIVLSEPSVVAINSATRKPLAVGAEAKLMIGRTPGNIVAIRPLKDGVIADFDVAQTMLKKLIEKVISKSAFTSPRIIVCYPSGVTEVERRAIEEATKNAGARDVVLMEEPMAAAIGAGLPVGEPTGSMIVDIGGGTTEVAIISLGGIVTSKSLRVAGDELDQSIIAYIKKEFNLMIGERTAEQVKMELGSAYKIDDEVKEMDIKGRDMVTGLPKTVTVSEDQIREALKEPVYAIIESIKTTLEKTPPELAADIMEKGIMLAGGGALLKGLDMLINHETNMPVHIAETPLDCVVLGAGKALDNFDELSKTQRGQ; from the coding sequence ATGGGATTTTTCAGTAGTAATAAAGATATGGGAATAGATTTAGGAACAGCAAATACACTTGTGTACGTAAAGGGCAAAGGAATAGTGTTAAGCGAACCTTCAGTTGTAGCAATAAATAGTGCAACTAGGAAACCTCTAGCTGTTGGAGCAGAAGCAAAGTTAATGATTGGTAGAACACCAGGAAACATAGTAGCTATTAGACCATTAAAGGATGGTGTTATAGCTGATTTTGACGTTGCACAAACGATGTTAAAGAAGTTAATAGAGAAGGTAATAAGCAAGAGTGCTTTTACAAGTCCAAGAATAATTGTTTGTTATCCATCAGGGGTTACGGAAGTAGAAAGAAGAGCTATAGAAGAAGCTACAAAAAATGCTGGAGCAAGAGATGTTGTTCTTATGGAAGAACCAATGGCAGCAGCAATAGGAGCAGGACTTCCAGTTGGAGAGCCAACAGGAAGTATGATAGTTGATATCGGTGGAGGTACAACAGAAGTAGCTATAATTTCATTAGGAGGAATAGTTACAAGTAAATCTTTAAGAGTTGCAGGAGATGAATTAGATCAATCAATAATAGCTTATATAAAGAAAGAATTTAACTTAATGATTGGAGAAAGAACTGCAGAGCAAGTTAAAATGGAATTAGGTTCAGCATATAAGATAGATGATGAAGTTAAGGAAATGGATATCAAGGGACGAGATATGGTTACAGGGTTACCTAAAACAGTAACTGTTTCAGAAGATCAAATAAGAGAAGCGTTAAAGGAACCTGTTTATGCAATTATAGAATCAATAAAAACAACTTTAGAGAAAACCCCTCCAGAATTAGCGGCAGATATAATGGAAAAGGGAATAATGTTAGCTGGTGGAGGTGCTTTATTAAAAGGACTAGATATGCTTATTAACCATGAAACAAATATGCCTGTTCATATAGCAGAAACACCACTTGACTGTGTTGTATTAGGTGCAGGAAAAGCTCTAGATAATTTTGATGAATTAAGCAAAACTCAAAGAGGACAATAA
- a CDS encoding SPOR domain-containing protein: MRYTKYQYKKKNNGIGFLTSVVMTVFAAGIIGLVIAKVIFSFIPVKDDGSISTGIESPEKPATVGQGEEVFSFVQCGMFSNQDNANKALSDVGNDYNSFILEDDSKFRVSAGIFNLEQGNKISEELTKKGVTNAQMKFVLNKEDEIENQISAITSGYLDIVNALNDKEVKSVKTTDFKNWANELPEISKGDNLESLNDFKKHISELPDELKKENVIQELKYIYTILVKYKK, translated from the coding sequence ATGAGGTATACTAAATATCAATACAAGAAGAAAAATAATGGAATAGGTTTTCTGACGTCTGTAGTAATGACTGTATTTGCAGCAGGCATTATTGGTCTTGTTATAGCTAAAGTTATATTTAGTTTTATTCCTGTAAAAGATGATGGGTCTATAAGTACAGGAATAGAGTCACCTGAGAAGCCAGCTACTGTTGGACAAGGAGAAGAAGTATTTAGTTTTGTGCAATGTGGAATGTTCTCTAATCAAGATAATGCTAATAAAGCTTTAAGTGATGTTGGAAATGACTATAATTCCTTCATATTAGAAGATGATTCTAAATTTAGAGTATCAGCAGGAATATTTAATTTAGAGCAAGGAAATAAGATATCTGAAGAGCTAACTAAAAAGGGAGTAACAAATGCACAAATGAAATTTGTCTTGAATAAGGAGGATGAAATTGAAAATCAAATATCAGCAATTACTTCTGGTTATTTAGATATTGTAAATGCTTTAAACGATAAAGAAGTTAAGTCTGTAAAAACAACGGATTTTAAAAACTGGGCAAATGAATTACCGGAAATATCTAAGGGAGATAATTTGGAATCCTTAAATGATTTTAAAAAACATATATCAGAATTACCAGATGAATTAAAAAAAGAAAATGTTATTCAAGAACTAAAATATATTTATACTATATTAGTAAAATATAAAAAATAG
- the minC gene encoding septum site-determining protein MinC: protein MMDDRIQIRGNKEGINAIIEMEKFNNFNDMLDLLINKLTAGKSFYKGSSLKITANLEKVNEIDIKRLKDTLFEEILIKECTFEEYKKDEEKDDKIFSGVYEGKTKFIKKTVRGGQLINYPGNIVIIGDVNNGAEVHAGGNIVVLGTIKGKVHAGASGNSKAIISAFNLQPELLQIGDVITISPEDSSKPLYPEIAKIKDDTIVVEPYLPNKYIY, encoded by the coding sequence ATTATGGATGACAGAATTCAAATAAGAGGTAATAAAGAAGGTATCAATGCCATAATAGAAATGGAAAAGTTCAATAATTTTAATGATATGCTAGATTTATTAATTAATAAGTTAACAGCAGGAAAAAGTTTTTATAAAGGCTCTTCATTAAAAATTACGGCTAACCTTGAAAAGGTTAATGAAATTGATATCAAAAGGTTAAAAGATACTCTTTTTGAGGAAATTTTAATTAAAGAATGTACCTTTGAAGAATACAAAAAAGATGAAGAAAAAGATGATAAAATCTTTAGTGGTGTGTACGAAGGAAAAACGAAATTTATCAAAAAGACGGTAAGAGGGGGTCAATTAATCAATTACCCAGGAAATATTGTCATAATAGGGGATGTAAATAATGGTGCAGAAGTACATGCAGGGGGGAATATTGTAGTTTTAGGTACAATAAAAGGAAAGGTACATGCAGGAGCTTCGGGAAATAGTAAAGCTATAATTTCAGCGTTTAACCTTCAACCTGAACTTCTTCAAATTGGAGATGTTATAACGATATCGCCTGAAGATAGTTCTAAACCATTATATCCAGAAATTGCGAAGATTAAGGATGATACAATAGTTGTAGAACCTTATTTGCCAAATAAATATATATATTAA
- the mreD gene encoding rod shape-determining protein MreD, whose product MKRLILILVLIGLLVLDNSLMPFLSIKGAFPSLLFMFSISYSIIKGRDEAVFIGILSGLLQDVFFYNIFGINALANMILCFLAAIIGENIYKNRKLIPVFTGLIASLLKVLVVYIILFLSNKYLNVETALFSTLYNTFIMFLFYNIIFKFCYNEYSIKSWKIRK is encoded by the coding sequence ATGAAAAGGTTGATTTTAATTTTAGTTTTAATAGGCCTATTAGTTCTAGATAATTCTCTTATGCCATTTTTATCAATAAAAGGAGCATTTCCTAGTTTATTATTTATGTTTTCTATATCATATTCAATAATTAAAGGAAGAGATGAAGCGGTTTTTATAGGGATTTTATCAGGATTACTTCAAGATGTCTTCTTCTATAATATATTTGGCATTAATGCATTAGCAAATATGATATTATGCTTTTTAGCAGCTATCATAGGAGAAAATATATATAAAAATAGAAAACTAATTCCAGTATTTACTGGGTTAATAGCATCACTTTTAAAAGTATTAGTTGTATATATAATTTTATTCTTAAGTAATAAATATTTAAATGTTGAGACGGCATTATTTTCAACATTATATAACACTTTTATAATGTTTCTTTTTTATAATATTATTTTTAAATTTTGCTATAATGAATATAGTATTAAGTCGTGGAAGATTAGAAAATAG
- the rodA gene encoding rod shape-determining protein RodA: MFSKFTINFKQLKEIDKGILFSMIGLMLFGIVNIYLASRAEYGTLFLKRQSVWFVVCLIALYFMIAIDYTVLKVYTPIFYWGSILLLIVTMFIGTDINGARGWIRLGPLSFQPAELAKIATIMMLGRQLDDMDGTINEWNNFWKMAFYAIVPAVFIVIQPDMGMTMVLFFIVVGIFFIGGLDIRVIGGGLLSLFIVVILVWNSGVIQPYQKKRVTSFLNPEADSSASGYQLRQSLISIGSGGITGSNNSKLKDSSNGYASQYVPEVQTDFIFASIGEQWGFLGASFLLLLYGILISKMIAIGRTAKDKFGSIICVGLVAYFLFAILQNIGMTIGLMPITGITLPLISYGGSSLLTTVLSIGLVVNIGMRRKKIYF; encoded by the coding sequence ATGTTTTCAAAATTCACGATAAATTTTAAACAGTTAAAGGAAATAGATAAAGGTATTCTGTTTTCAATGATTGGACTAATGTTGTTTGGAATAGTTAATATTTATTTAGCAAGTAGAGCTGAGTATGGAACTTTATTTTTAAAAAGACAATCTGTATGGTTTGTTGTATGTTTGATTGCATTATATTTTATGATTGCTATAGATTATACAGTCTTAAAAGTATATACTCCTATATTTTATTGGGGCTCAATTTTGTTATTAATTGTAACTATGTTTATAGGAACAGATATAAATGGTGCTAGAGGGTGGATTAGGTTAGGACCATTATCATTTCAACCAGCAGAGCTTGCAAAAATAGCTACTATTATGATGTTAGGACGACAATTAGATGATATGGATGGAACTATAAATGAATGGAACAATTTTTGGAAGATGGCATTTTATGCAATAGTTCCAGCTGTATTTATAGTAATTCAACCTGATATGGGAATGACTATGGTTTTATTTTTCATAGTAGTAGGTATATTCTTTATCGGTGGACTAGATATTAGGGTCATAGGTGGAGGGTTACTATCATTATTTATAGTGGTAATATTAGTGTGGAATTCAGGTGTAATTCAGCCATATCAAAAAAAGAGAGTTACATCGTTTTTGAATCCAGAAGCCGATAGTTCAGCATCTGGATATCAGCTTAGGCAATCTTTAATAAGCATAGGATCAGGAGGAATTACTGGATCTAATAATTCTAAATTAAAGGACTCAAGTAATGGATATGCATCTCAATATGTTCCTGAAGTTCAAACGGATTTTATATTCGCAAGTATAGGAGAACAATGGGGATTTTTAGGAGCATCATTTTTATTACTTTTATATGGAATATTAATTTCTAAAATGATTGCTATAGGAAGAACTGCTAAGGATAAGTTTGGTTCTATTATATGTGTTGGATTAGTTGCATATTTCTTATTTGCTATATTACAGAATATAGGTATGACAATAGGACTTATGCCAATTACAGGAATAACACTTCCATTAATAAGTTATGGAGGGAGTTCTCTTTTAACAACAGTATTATCAATAGGTTTAGTAGTAAATATAGGTATGAGAAGAAAGAAGATTTACTTTTAA
- a CDS encoding Maf-like protein, with the protein MKYILASASARREELLHRIIDDFEIKVSDFNEDSISFDGYNIPEYVIKLAQGKVFNVEKTTNDKAIIIGADTIVTLDNKILGKPKDEKDAFYMLRLLSGKTHRVYSAVVVLNTDNSKIEKECIYTEVKFSELTDEDIKKYIKTKEPLDKAGSYGIQGVGGVFVESINGCYYNVVGLPLNVLNKMIKSVM; encoded by the coding sequence TTGAAATATATTTTGGCATCAGCTTCAGCAAGAAGAGAGGAACTTCTACATAGAATAATAGATGACTTTGAGATTAAGGTCAGTGATTTTAATGAAGATAGTATTTCTTTTGATGGCTATAATATTCCTGAATATGTTATTAAATTAGCACAGGGAAAAGTTTTTAATGTAGAAAAAACTACAAATGATAAAGCTATCATTATAGGTGCTGATACAATTGTTACATTAGATAACAAAATATTAGGAAAACCAAAAGATGAAAAAGATGCATTTTATATGTTGAGATTGTTAAGCGGAAAAACTCATAGAGTTTACTCAGCTGTTGTTGTATTAAATACAGATAACTCAAAAATAGAAAAAGAATGTATTTATACAGAAGTGAAGTTTTCAGAGTTAACAGATGAGGATATAAAAAAGTACATAAAAACTAAAGAGCCACTAGATAAAGCTGGATCTTATGGAATCCAAGGAGTTGGGGGCGTATTTGTAGAGAGTATCAATGGATGCTATTACAATGTTGTAGGATTACCTTTAAATGTCCTTAACAAGATGATTAAAAGCGTTATGTAA
- the minE gene encoding cell division topological specificity factor MinE: protein MEFFKKFSSKPTPKEVAKDRLKLILIHDRGDLSQETLEQIRTEILAVLSKYIEIEAEDVEIAVSKPEAIEGNNPALIANIPIKNIKGR, encoded by the coding sequence GTGGAATTTTTTAAAAAATTTTCTAGTAAGCCAACTCCAAAAGAAGTTGCTAAAGACAGGTTAAAATTAATCCTAATACATGATAGAGGAGATTTATCTCAAGAAACTTTAGAACAAATAAGAACAGAAATATTAGCAGTATTATCTAAGTATATAGAAATAGAGGCTGAAGATGTGGAAATTGCAGTAAGCAAACCAGAAGCTATAGAAGGTAATAACCCTGCGTTAATTGCAAATATTCCTATAAAGAATATAAAAGGTAGATAA
- the minD gene encoding septum site-determining protein MinD: MGISIVITSGKGGVGKTTTTANIGTALATLGKKVVVVDGDTGLRNLDVLMGLENRIVYTLTDVIENRCRLKQALIKDKRYQNLCLLPTAQTKDKDDVRPQDMLKVVNSLKEDFDYVLIDCPAGIEQGFENSVVGADRALVVVNPEITSVRDADRVIGKLDAKGLEDHSVLINRLNYEMTQRGDMLDISDIIETLSIELIGVVPDDKNITVSTNKGEPIVLDDKSMSGQAFRNIAKRLTGEEVPLMDLREESEGFFASLKKLFRRK, from the coding sequence ATGGGAATTTCAATAGTTATTACATCAGGTAAGGGTGGCGTTGGAAAAACAACAACTACTGCAAATATTGGTACTGCTCTAGCTACATTAGGTAAAAAGGTTGTAGTGGTAGATGGAGATACCGGGCTTAGAAATTTAGATGTTCTAATGGGATTAGAGAACAGGATAGTTTATACACTAACAGATGTTATTGAAAATAGATGTAGACTTAAACAGGCATTAATAAAAGATAAAAGATATCAAAATTTATGCCTTTTACCAACTGCCCAAACAAAAGATAAAGATGACGTTAGACCACAAGATATGTTAAAAGTTGTAAATAGCTTAAAAGAAGATTTCGATTATGTTTTAATAGATTGTCCAGCTGGAATAGAACAAGGGTTTGAAAATTCAGTAGTTGGAGCAGATAGAGCTTTAGTTGTTGTAAATCCAGAAATAACATCAGTTAGAGATGCAGATAGAGTTATTGGGAAATTAGATGCTAAAGGTTTAGAAGATCATTCAGTTTTAATTAATAGATTAAATTATGAAATGACTCAAAGGGGAGATATGTTAGATATTTCTGATATAATAGAAACATTGTCTATTGAGTTAATAGGAGTTGTACCAGACGATAAAAATATAACTGTGTCTACTAATAAAGGAGAACCTATAGTATTAGATGATAAATCAATGTCAGGACAAGCTTTTAGAAATATAGCAAAAAGGTTAACCGGAGAAGAGGTCCCTCTAATGGATTTAAGGGAAGAGAGTGAAGGATTCTTTGCATCATTAAAGAAATTATTTAGAAGAAAATAA
- the mreC gene encoding rod shape-determining protein MreC, with amino-acid sequence MKLFKNKLAVTIIVLSVAFLGIIMYTVNSQQKDIVSSGVGTVIGPLQKIVYKVNDKIKGSLSFVFNFSKVKEENEELTKKNIDLENKLLEYEKLKDENNRLRDILNFKNSKNNYDYLGCEIIGHSGGNITNGYIIDKGENNGLKKGMVVISDKGLVGQVTSTGSNWAIVESLVNENIAVSVMVNSTRETTGILKGYKDHSNQNLTQVTNLPMDSAIKEGDVIVTSGLGKVYPREIRIGEVVSVETDNVKVMKSAIVKPYVDFNKLEELFVIIPKETRDVKYDN; translated from the coding sequence ATGAAGCTTTTTAAAAATAAACTGGCAGTTACTATAATAGTGCTGTCAGTTGCCTTTTTAGGCATAATTATGTACACAGTTAATAGTCAGCAAAAGGATATTGTATCTAGTGGTGTTGGTACAGTAATAGGTCCTTTACAAAAAATAGTATATAAAGTAAATGACAAAATAAAAGGAAGTCTAAGTTTTGTATTTAATTTTTCCAAGGTTAAAGAAGAAAATGAAGAACTTACTAAAAAGAATATAGATCTTGAAAATAAATTATTAGAATATGAAAAATTAAAAGATGAAAATAATAGGCTAAGAGATATATTAAATTTTAAAAACTCTAAAAATAATTATGATTATTTAGGGTGTGAAATTATAGGTCATAGCGGCGGAAATATTACAAACGGATATATAATTGATAAAGGTGAAAATAACGGTCTTAAAAAAGGAATGGTAGTAATTTCAGATAAGGGACTAGTTGGTCAAGTAACATCGACAGGATCAAATTGGGCTATTGTTGAAAGTCTAGTTAACGAAAATATTGCAGTTTCTGTAATGGTAAATAGTACAAGAGAAACTACTGGAATCTTAAAAGGATATAAAGATCATAGTAATCAAAATCTAACTCAAGTAACTAATCTTCCTATGGATTCAGCAATAAAAGAAGGAGATGTAATAGTAACATCAGGACTTGGAAAAGTATATCCAAGGGAAATTAGAATAGGTGAAGTAGTATCTGTGGAAACTGATAATGTAAAAGTTATGAAAAGTGCAATAGTAAAACCTTATGTAGATTTTAATAAACTTGAAGAGTTATTTGTTATTATTCCTAAGGAAACAAGAGATGTAAAATATGATAATTAA